The following are encoded together in the Rhizoctonia solani chromosome 10, complete sequence genome:
- a CDS encoding F-box-like protein → MTFMLEDVRTASSTLCKALDHYVSTCSKLCDYHLQECAADKTDELLNTVANEIRLVISYEEKLKKSKSSINVIRNSSPSAVPISTLPPEVLMRIFQIVADDQPEILDTTNTPFKLSLTFPKYPETLSHVCKRWRQTALASHSLWTQIDLVLHHPLGPGFLSRAKAHLKRAGQLPLDICMIDPTLGKDYLPYGKPYDFDDYDFLIFTETPMRSLGLISYHGLHSEHCGFIEYCITNCARRTLEKLIINDATGRGGPYRFIESADRFHDPKTLQIELSEQMLECFWNSASILRLSTLYPYWTSQAYHRLTDLRLDLRALHLHLDLTESFPENVPIETIQLEELESLNLSAIVVDINPSQILRFIAPGRKPLQLSISEEPTDVVEQFLKRANVTQLRMITWGNYPPFKLLNLCPNIQILVLDVWGNMNSVNFQTVPERGGERDSDTPVNVRSLYILRCEGIGMIDLQNLVQNHSVQELTLWETYPKVGADSKRNAYKPEVCALCPVVNYLTRKEKSPVDNWDRF, encoded by the exons ATGACGTTTATGCTCGAGGATGTCAGAACCGCTAGCTCTACGCTCTGTAAGGCGTTGGACCACTACGTCAGCACCTGTTCCAAGCTATGCGATTACCATCTCCAGGAATGTGCTGCCGATAAGACCGATGAGCTCTTAAACACTGTGGCTAACGAGATCCGGCTTGTCATCTCGTATGAAGAAAAGCTCAAGAAGTCCAAGTCTTCTATCAACGTAATAAGAAATAGCTCTCCTAGCGCTGTGCCTATCAGTACACTTCCTCCAGAAGTGTTAATGCGGATATTCCAGATCGTTGCCGATGACCAGCCCGAGATACTCGATACGACAAATACCCCATTCAAGCTCTCGCTAACATTTCCAAAGTATCCTGAAACGTTGTCGCACGTATGCAAAAGATGGCGCCAGACTGCACTTGCTTCCCACTCTCTTTGGACCCAAATTGATCTGGTCCTGCATCATCCACTTGGCCCAGGGTTTCTTTCGCGCGCAAAGGCCCATCTCAAGCGGGCAGGACAACTACCATTAGATATTTGCATGATCGACCCAactttgggaaaagattatcTTCCATATGGCAAACCGTACGACTTTGATGACTATGATTTCCTCATCTTTACCGAGACACCAATGCGTAGTTTGGGTTTAATTTCCTACCATGGGCTACATTCCGAACATTGTGGATTTATTGAATACTGCATCACAAACTGTGCGCGGAGAACTCTAGAGAAACTTATTATAAATGATGCAACCGGACGTGGTGGCCCATATCGTTTTATTGAATCAGCGGACAGGTTTCATGACCCTAAAACGCTGCAGATCGAATTATCTGAACAAATGCTTGAATGTTTCTGGAATTCGGCCTCTATTCTACGCTTATCTACACTATATCCTTATTGGACAAGCCAAGCATACCATCGCTTGACGGACCTCCGCCTTG ACTTGCGCGCTTTGCACCTTCACCTGGACCTCACAGAATCGTTCCCCGAGAATGTCCCGATTGAAACAATCCAACTTGAGGAACTCGAGTCATTGAATCTGAGTGCCATCGTAGTAGATATCAATCCTTCCCAGATCCTCAGGTTCATTGCCCCCGGCCGGAAGCCACTGCAACTTTCAATCTCCGAAGAACCTACAGATGTGGTCGAACAATTCCTGAAGCGCGCTAATGTCACTCAACTTCGTATGATAACTTGGGGAAATTACCCACCTTTCAAGCTACTAAACCTCTGCCCTAACATTCAGATTCTGGTTTTGGACGTGTGGGGAAATATGAATAGTGTAAACTTCCAAACCGTTCCGGAGCGAGGAGGCGAGCGTGACTCGGATACACCTGTAAACGTCCGTTCGTTATACATCTTACGTTGCGAAGGCATAGGGATGATCGATCTTCAAAATTTGGTCCAAAACCACTCGGTGCAGGAGCTCACGCTCTGGGAGACGTATCCAAAAGTTGGTGCAGATTCCAAAAGGAATGCATACAAACCTGAGGTTTGCGCGCTTTGTCCCGTTGTGAATTACCTgacaagaaaagaaaagagtcCGGTAGATAATTGGGACCGTTTTTAA
- a CDS encoding MATE efflux family protein, which translates to MPRSRCSSTSGLSSRSSREDMGSTTPSTISRTLVSESTPLLPLKEPIYQGYTFSDETLHHAAPIFGTQILEYSLMLTSVISLGHISTEALAASALGTMTAGVTGLSIITGFACALDSLLPHAWTSGNSQHVGLWTQRMIVLLSMISVPIVLLWLNAESILLKLRQEPKVAHMAGMYLKWFVLSLPGQTVTVVARRFYQAQGRSHIPTIIMIFIAALNAFLSWLLVWGPEPFRLGFIGAPIASSISFDLMAIIYIIHAYWINSSEAWHPINHLCFQELGKLFRLGLSSTGQIASEWWCWEIVALAASQLGPIPLAAQSVLLTSANVVFMAPFSVSLATSIRVGNALGSGQARKAKLAAETAIGMSVFIAMLISATYMAFRKKWGYMFNDDQEVVNLVAHVLPFLALSQLFDCGTTIMDGVLRARGNSRSGPS; encoded by the exons ATGCCTAGATCACGATGTTCCAGTACTTCGGGATTATCGTCCCGGAGTTCTCGCGAGGACATGGGCAGTACCACCCCCAGTACCATCTCCAGAACTCTTGTTTCCGAATCGACCCCCTTGCTTCCTCTAAAGGAGCCCATTTATCAAGGATACACTTTTTCTGAC GAGACACTCCACCATGCGGCACCTATATTTGG CACTCAAATTTTGGAATACTCTCTCATGCTCACGTCAGTCATCTCTCTCGGCCACATATCTACCGAGGCGCTAGCAGCTTCGGCCTTGGGTACAATGACGGCTGGGGTCACTGGGTTGAGCATCATCACTGGATTTGCGTGTGCCCTCGACTCTTTACTGCCTCATGCATGGACCAGTGGAAATTCCCAACACGTGGGACTTTGGACACAGCGCATGATAGTTTTGCTATCTATGATATCTGTG CCCATCGTCTTGCTATGGTTGAATGCCGAGTCGATCCTGCTTAAACTGAGACAAGAACCAAAGGTCGCACATATGGCTGGAATGTACCTAAAATGGTTCGTCCTGAGCCTACCAGGTCAAACGGTTACGGTCGTGGCACGACGATTTTATCAAGCGCAAGGACGATCCCATATCCCCACGATTATCATGATTTTTATTGCGGCTCTCAACGCCTTTCTTAGCTGGCTTCTTGTGTGGGGGCCGGAGCCTTTTAGACTTGG ATTTATTGGCGCACCCATTGCGAGCAGCATTTCGTTTGACCTAATGGCAATCATCTACATCATTCATGCTTATTGGATCAACTCTTCCGAGGCATGGCATCCCATCAACCACCTCTGTTTTCAAGAGCTTGGCAAACTATTCAGACTTGGGCTATCCAGCACTGGCCAGATTGCAAGCGAATGGTGGTGCTGGGAAATTGTAGCTCTGGCAGCTTCTCA GCTGGGCCCCATCCCACTAGCCGCGCAGAGTGTGCTTCTTACATCAGCCAATGTCGTGTTCATGGCTCCCTTCTCAGTTTCCCTTGCAACGAGTATACGAGTTGGAAATGCTCTTGGCTCTGGTCAGGCTCGGAAAGCTAAACTAGCAGCTGAAACAGCGATTGGAATGTCTGTTTTCATTGCGATGCTTATAAG TGCGACGTACATGGCATTTCGCAAAAAGTGGGGTTACATGTTCAATGACGACCAAGAAGTAGTCAACCTAGTTGCACATGTCTTACCCTTCCTTGCACTTTCTCAACTATTTGATTGCGGAACAACTATCATGGATGGTGTTCTTCGTGCTCGAGGAAACTCGCGTTCGGGGCCATCGTGA
- a CDS encoding Sugar (and other) transporter, giving the protein MTPKQIEFVGSNIESTYQAGCFFGSLAAFVLVERLGRRFALQWASSWFCIGTALMLGSRSSIGLLYAGSALSGFGVGSISLASPLYMAEISPPKVRGQLVGLYEILLQAGECVGFWVNFGVSKNTPISAKQWHIPIAIQFIPGGILFISSMLLQETPCWLYKAGRRDDAVKALSWIRNLPTDHIYVQEEFAFIGVQLDRELQVQRKKGFVGQLREISKPGLRNRLALGMTIMMCQNLTGSGAISDFAPTIFESIGMTQANSALFATGIYGLVKMVATFIALFWIVDRAGRRKPLMTGAFIGGLSLYYVAAYVAVAKPGVSLENVDKLFGYVAIVVLDAGLEEEVLGKQSFQKNDIEKALD; this is encoded by the exons ATGACCCCTAAGCAAATTGAATTTGTTGGCTCGAACATCGAATCAACCTATCAGGCTG GTTGCTTCTTTGGCTCCCTTGCAGCTTTTGTTCTTGTCGAACGTCTTGGAAGACGCTTCGCTCTGCAATGGGCTTCGAGTTGGTTTTGTATAGGAACTGCCCTGATGCTAGGCTCTCGGAGCTC CATTGGATTATTGTACGCGGGATCGGCGTTATCAGGATTTGGTGTGGGCAGTATATCGCTGGCATCTC CGCTTTATATGGCCGAGATTTCGCCCCCTAAGGTCCGCGGACAGCTAGTTGGGCTTTACGAAATCCTACTGCAGGCTGGAGAGTGTGTCGGATTTTGGGTGAA CTTCGGAGTATCTAAAAATACACCTATTTCTGCGAAACAGTGGCACATACCTATAGCAATTCAGTTTA TACCTGGAGGAATATTATTTATCTCGTCGATGCTTTTGCAAGAGACTCCTTGTTGGCTCTATAAAGCGGGAAGACGAGATGACGCAGTCAAGGCCTTGTCTTGGATCCGAAATCTTCCTACAGATCATATATATGTTCAAGAAGAATTTGCTTTCATTGGAGTGCAGCTAGACAGAGAGCTCCAGGTACAAAGAAAAAAGGGGTTCGTTGGACAGCTGAGGGAAATATCCAAACCAGGTCTCAGAAATAGGTTGGCATTGGGCATGACAATCATGATGTGTCAGAACCTTACAG GGTCCGGGGCTATCAGC GATTTTGCTCCTACAATATTTGAATCAATAGGGATGACTCAGGCAAATAGTGCTCTGTTTGCAACG GGTATTTATGGGCTAGTTAAGATGGTCGCTACATTTATTGCCCTCTTCTGGATCGTAGATCGTGCTGGTAGACGCAAACCGCTTATGACCGGGGCGTTCATAGGAGGGTTGTCGCTGTACTA CGTAGCTGCATATGTAGCCGTAGCAAAACCG GGGGTGTCCCTCGAGAACGTCGACAAACTGTTTGGCTATGTTGCCATAGTCGTACTAGATGCTGGGTTAGAGGAAGAGGTTTTAGGAAAGCAATCCTTCCAGAAAAATGACATCGAAAAAGCTTTGGATTGA